The DNA region CGGCGTAGGCCTCGATCCCGAGGTGTCCGCCGAGCAGGCGGCTCATGAACGAGGACTGCTCGGCGGCCTCGTGCTCAGCGCTGCTGGCGGTGCGCAGGACGGTGGAGAACGGGACGGGCTGCTCGGGTATGGGCATGCGGGCCTCCAGAGATCGAGAACACCCCCGATTGCTTTGGTTAGCCTAGCCTAAGCTCGCGTGATGCCGACAGGGTGTCGGGAAGATCCCTGCCCGCCGGACCGGCTCCTGACACGGCGAAGGCCGGGGTCCGCGGGAGAATCCCGCGCACCCCGGCCTCCGACCGCCCCCGATCACCTCGGACCGCTCCGGTGGACGGACCGCCGGGCGGGACGGGATCGGGACGGCTCGGCTCAGTGACCGCCCTGCTCCGCAAGACGCTTGATCGAGGCGGTGACCTCGGCCTCGGCCTCGGCGCGGCCGACCCAGTTGGCACCCTCGACCGACTTGCCGGGCTCCAGGTCCTTGTAGACCTCGAAGAAGTGCTGGATCTCCAGGCGGTCGAACTCCGACACGTGGTGGATGTCCTGCAGGTGCTCCCAGCGCGGGTCCGTCGCCGGGACGCAGAGCAGCTTGTCGTCGCCGCCGGCCTCGTCCGTCATCTTGAACATGCCGATGACGCGGCACTTGATCAGGCAGCCCGGGAAGGTCGGCTCCTCCAGGATGACCAGTGCGTCCAGCGGGTCGCCGTCGTCCGCGAGGGTGCCCTCGACGTAGCCGTAGTCGGCCGGGTAACGGGTCGAGGTGAAGAGCATCCGGTCCAGACGAAGGCGACCGGTCTCGTGGTCGACCTCGTACTTGTTGCGGGAGCCCTTCGGGATCTCGATCAGGACGTCGAACTCCAACGGTTCCTCCAAGGTAGGTACTGACAGAATCCAAGTGTCTCCTACGGGAGCGGGTGCTCAGGAAAGGGGCCGGGTCGTGCGAGCAGGGGCAGGGGCGGGGCGCCGCCGTCGGGGGACGGCCGCGGGGCTGTTCGGGACGGCGCTCCTGGTCGCCGGGACGGTGCTGACCTCGGGTGGTGCGTACGCGCAGCCTTCCGCGACACCGAGCGGGACGCCCGCTCCCGGCGGGTCCACCGCGCCGGCCGGCGCCACCGGCTCACCCGCCACCGGCACCGGCACCGGCTCACCCGCCACTGGCACCGGTGCGCCCGCCACCGCCCGCCCGGCCCCCGCCGCCGCCGGCACGGTGCTCGCCGCCGCCGACGCCGGCCCGGGCGCCGGACTGCCCACCGCGCAGGGCCTCCATCAGGCGCTCGCCACCGCGCTCGCCGACCGCAGCCTCGGCACCGTCAGCCTCGCCGTCGCGGACGCCGCCGACGGCGGGCTCCTGTACGGCAGCGGCGAGAACACCCCGGCCACGCCGGCCTCCACCACCAAGCTGGCCACCTCGGTGGCGGCCCTCTCGCTGATCCCGGCGGACACCCGGCTGACCACCCGGGTCGTCAAGGGCGCGGCCCCCGGCGGGATCACCCTCGTGGGTGGTGGCGACCCGACGCTGACCGCGCTCCCCGCCGACCAGGTGCAGATCGCCGGCCTGCCCGCCGACCCCGACACCGCCCCCGCCTCGCTGGACTCGCTGGCCCGGCAGACCGCCGCCGCCCTGAAGTCCGCCGGCACCACCACCGTCGCCCTGGACTACGACCTCTCGCTGTACTCGGGCAGCCCGCAGCACAAGAACCACGACGGGGAGAACATCGCGCTCGTCACCCCGCTGATGGTGGACGAGGCCAAGACCGACCCGAAGAGCCGCGAGGACGCGCCGGCCCGGTACGCCGACCCGGCCGGCCAGGCCGCCGAGGCCTTCGCCGCCCTGCTCAAGGCCCAGGGCATCACCGTCCAGGGCAAGGCCAAGCAGGCCGCCGCCCCGGCCGCGGCCGACGCCCCGGTGCTCGGCCGGGTGGACTCGCCGACCATGGCCCGGCTGGTCGAGCGGATGCTGACCACCTCCGACAACACCCTCGCCGAGGCGATCGCCCGTCAGGTCGCCGTCGCCGCCCACCAGCCGGCCGGCTTCGAGGGCGCCTCCACCGCCGTCGTCCAGGAGCTGACCCGGCTCGGCGTGCCGATGAACGGCGTGGTGATCAACGACGGCAGCGGCCTGCACACCGGCAACGCGATCCCGCCGGTCGTGCTCGTCAAGCTGCTCGCGCTGGCCGCCTCCGACCAGCACCCCGCGCTGCGCCCGGTGATGACCGGCCTGCCGATCGCCGGCTTCACCGGCACCCTCGGCAAGCGGTTCGGTTCCGGATCCGGCGCGGCCGACGCGGCCGGGCTGGTCCGCGCCAAGACCGGCAGCCTCAGCGGCGTCAACACCCTGGCGGGAACCGTGGTGGACGCCGAGGGGAGGCTGCTCTCCTTCGCCGTGATGACCCGGACCAGCGCCCCCGTCGACTCGGCCCGCGCCGCGATGGACCGCATCGTCGCCCGGCTGGCGGCCTGCGGCTGCCACTGACCGGCCACTGTGGCTCCCCCCGGCGGACGAGAGCACGTACGGTGAGGGCATGACGAGCGCGAGCGGCGGTGTTGACATGGTCGACTGGAATCTCGCGGTCGCAACCGCGACCAGGCTGGTGCGGCCGGGACCGGAGGTGAGCCGTGCCGAGGCGGCGGCCGTGGTCGCCGAGCTGCGCCGGCACGCCCTGGAGGCCGAGGAGCACGTCCGGGAGTTCACCGGGATGCGCTCCAGCAGCCTGTCCGAGGCGGTCGCGACCCCGGTGCTGATCGTGGACCGCCCCGGCTGGGTGCGGGCCAACGTGGCGGGCTTCCGCACGATCGTCCAGCCGCTGGTGGCGAAGCTCCAGGCGCGCCGGGCCAACGGCTCCGGCCCCGGCGTCTTCGGCACGGTGGGGGAGAAGGCCACCGGCATCGAGGTCGGCGCCCTGCTGGCCTTCCTCTCCACCAAGGTGCTCGGCCAGTACGAGACCTTCGCCCCGGCCGAGTCCTCGCTGGAGGCGCCGGACAGCCCCGCCGCCCTGTTCGACAAGCCGCGCCTCGGCCCCGAGAGCGCCGGCCCGGGCCGGCTGCTGCTGGTGGCGCCGAACATCGTGCACGTCGAGCGCGAACTGGACGTCGATCCGGCCGACTTCCGGCTCTGGGTCTGCCTGCACGAGGAGACCCACCGCACCCAGTTCACCGCGGTGCCCTGGCTGCGCGACCACATCCAGTCCGAGGTGCAGTCCTTCCTGACCGAGACCGACGTCGACCCGGGCGCGCTGCTCGACCGGCTGCGGGACGCGGCGGGCACGCTCGGCGGAGGCCTGCCCGGACTCGGCGGGCGCGCCGAGAGCGCCCCGTCCGCCGGACTGCTGGAGATCGTCCAGTCGCCCGCCCAGCGCGAGATCCTCGGCCGGCTGACCGCCGTGATGTCGCTGCTGGAGGGCCACGCCGACGTGGTGATGGACGGCGTCGGCCCGGCCGTGGTGCCGAGCGTCGCGGAGATCCGGGAGAAGTTCCAGCAGCGCCGGGACCGCGGCGCCAACCGTCTCGACCTCGTCCTGCGCCGGCTGCTCGGCATGGACGCCAAGCTCCGCCAGTACCAGGACGGCGCGGTCTTCGTCCGCGGCGTGGTCGACCAGGTCGGGATGGACGGCTTCAACCGGGTCTGGACCTCGCCGAACACCCTGCCGACCAAGGACGAGATCCACGACCCGGCCGCCTGGGTGGCCCGGGTCGCGCGGTAGTCCGGGGGTTTCGGCCCGCAGGGTGGTCGCGGATGGTCAAACCCGTTCGTACGGGTGGTCCAGTCGTGCAGATGGCGGGTGAAGATACGTTTCTCCATTCACCCGAACGTGGGACGGTGGTCGTACCGGTGGCGCGGGTGGCGTAGCGGCTGCCTCCTTTCTGCCACCATCTGTGAGCGCCCGGTAACGCGGCGCTCATGGAAGCGCGGCCCCCGCCGCGCCCGCAGCCGTCCTGTCCCCTCAGTCGAGGAGTCGTCCGCCGTGGGCCCACACCCCGCCGTCGCAGCGATACGCCTGGCCGTCCGCCGTACCCTCACCGACCTCGCCGCCGAGGCCGGCTCCACCTTCACCGCTCCGGTCCGCGAGCCGCGCGAGCGCACCAGCGGTGCGCCGCTGGCCGTCGCCGCCGTCGGCACCACGCTGATCGGCAACGCCCACCGCCACCCGTCCGGGCTGCCGCGCACCCCGGCCGCGCCCGGTTCGCCGCTGGTCCTGGTCGCCGTCAGCGGCGGCGCGGACTCCATGGCGCTGGCCATCGCGACCGCCTTCGAGGCCCCCAAGATCGGTCTGCGGGTCGGCGCCGTCACCGTCGACCACGGCCTCCAGGCCGGCTCCGCCGACCGCGCCGCCCAGGTCGCCGAGCGGCTGCGCGAACTCGGGCTCGACCCGGTCGAGGCGATCCCGGTCCGGGTCGGCCGCGAGGGCGGCCCCGAGGCCGCCGCCCGGGACGCCCGCTACGCCGCCCTGGACGAGGCCGCCGAGCGCCACGGCGCGGTCGCCGTCCTGCTCGGCCACACCCGCGACGACCAGGCCGAGACGGTCCTGCTGGGCCTGGCCCGCGGCTCCGGCTCCCGCTCGCTGGCCGGGATGCCGGCCCAGAAGGGCCGCTACCGCCGCCCGCTGCTGGAGCTGGACCGGGCCGCCACCCGGCAGGCCTGCAGCGCGCAGGCGATCCCGGTCTGGGACGACCCGCACAACTGCGACCCGGCCTTCACCCGCTCCCGCGTCCGCCACGAGGTGCTGCCGGTGCTGGAGAAGCACCTGGGCGGCGGCGTGGTCGAGGCGCTCGCCCGCACCGCCCGGCTGTTCCGCGACGACGCCGACGCGCTCGACCAGTGGGCCTCGCTGGCCGAACGCGACCTCCGTACGGGCGAAGGCACCCTGGACGCCGCGAAACTGGCCGAACTGCCCCCCGCCGTACGCCGCCGGGTGCTGCGCCGGGCCGCGCTGCGCGCGGGCTGTCCGGCCGGCGACCTCTTCGCCCGCCACCTCGAAACGATCGACCTGCTGGTCACCGGATGGCGCGGCCAGGGACCGCTGCACCTACCCGGGGGCGTCGAAGCCACCCGGCGGTGTGGCACGCTGGTCTTTCGGCGACAGGGCGACTGACGGGCTGGTGTGCCCCGGGGGAGCCGGCCGCCGGCCATCCAGACCCCGACACGTTTGAGGACGTATCCCCGGTGGACCAGAACGACATGGGCGCTGACCTCGCGAAGGTGCTCATCAGCAAGGACGAGATCGACGCGAAGCTCCTGGAGCTGGCCGAGCGCATCGACCGGGACTACGCAGGCAAGGACCTGCTGATCGTCGGCGTCCTCAAGGGTGCCGTGATGGTCATGGCCGACCTCGCCCGTGCCCTGCACTCGCAGGTCACGATGGACTGGATGGCCGTCTCCTCCTACGGGATGGGCACCAAGTCCTCCGGTGTGGTGCGGATCCTCAAGGACCTCGACACCGACATCGCCGGTCGTGACGTGCTCATCGTCGAGGACATCATCGACTCCGGTCTGACGCTGTCCTGGCTGCTCGGCAACCTGGGCTCGCGCGGCCCGGCCTCGCTGGAGGTCTGCACCCTGCTGCGCAAGCCCGACGCCGCCAAGGTCGAGATCGACGTCAAGTACGTCGGCTTCGACATCCCCAACGAGTTCGTGGTCGGCTACGGCCTCGACTACGCGGAGAAACTGCGCAACCTGCCGTTCATCGGCACCCTGGCCCCGCACGTCTACGGCGGCTGATGACCCCGTTCGGACGACGGGCGGGAACAGTTGGCCGTTCCCGCCCGTTGGGTCGGTGGGGACATAGAAACACGTCGTGTCGCTGTGCTCCCGCCACGAGCGGGTCGTACTGCGGTACGGTCCAATAAAACCGCTCTTCACATGAGCACAGACCGGATGCGCCGGCGGCCCACAGCCCCGCGGCGCCGTTGAGTGGCAGGAGGGACGGGGCGGCAACGCCCCGCATGGATGGACGTCAAGCGATACTTCCGTGCGCCGATCATGTGGATCGTGCTGGCCGTCCTCGCCGTCATCGTGCTGATGCAGGTCGTTTCGGATTCGAACGGCTACAAGACGGTGGACACCGGGCAGGTCGTCGCAGCGATCGACGCGAAGCAGGTCAAGTCGGCGCAGATCACCACGGGTGACTCGAGCACAATCAAGATCCAGCTGAAGGACGGTGCCAAGCTGCCCGCAGTGGGCACCGGCAAGCCGCAGTCCGGCACCAAGTTCCAGGCCTCGTACATCGGCGACCAGGGTGTTGCGATCGCCGACAAGCTGCAGGCCCAGATCAACGACAACGACCAGAGCACGCTCACCGAGGGCTACACCGTCAGCCCGGAGAAGCAGAGCACCCTCGTCAGCCTCCTGCTGTCGATGCTGCCCATCGTGATCATCGTCCTGGTCTTCCTGTTCCTGATGAACCAGATGCAGGGCGGCGGCTCGCGCGTCATGCAGTTCGGCAAGTCCAAGGCCAAGCTGCTGACCAAGGACACCCCGAAGACCACCTTCTCCGACGTCGCGGGCGCGGACGAGGCGGTCGAGGAGCTCCACGAGATCAAGGAGTTCCTGCAGGAGCCGGCCAAGTTCCAGGCCGTCGGTGCCAAGATCCCCAAGGGCGTGCTGCTCTACGGCCCGCCCGGTACCGGCAAGACCCTCCTGGCGCGCGCCGTCGCGGGCGAGGCCGGGGTGCCGTTCTACTCGATCTCCGGCTCGGACTTCGTCGAGATGTTCGTGGGTGTCGGCGCCAGCCGCGTCCGCGACCTCTTCGAGCAGGCCAAGGCGAACGCCCCGGCGATCGTCTTCGTCGACGAGATCGACGCCGTCGGCCGGCACCGCGGTGCGGGCCTCGGCGGCGGTCACGACGAGCGTGAGCAGACCCTCAACCAGCTGCTGGTCGAGATGGACGGCTTCGACGTCAAGGGCGGCGTGATCCTGATCGCGGCCACCAACCGTCCGGACATCCTCGACCCGGCGCTGCTGCGCCCGGGCCGTTTCGACCGCCAGATCGCGGTGGAGCGCCCCGACCTGCAGGGCCGGCTGGACATCCTCAAGGTGCACCAGAAGGGCAAGCCGATCGCGCCCGACGTCGACCTCTCGGCCGTCGCCAAGCGCACCCCCGGCTTCACCGGTGCCGATCTGTCGAACGTCCTGAACGAGGCGGCGCTGCTGACCGCCCGCTCGGACAAGAAGCTGATCGACAACAACATCCTGGACGAGGCGATCGACCGCGTCGTGGCGGGTCCGCAGAAGCGCACGCGGATCATGTCCGAGAAGGAGAAGAAGATCACCGCGTACCACGAGGGCGGTCACGCCCTGGTGGCGGCGGCCTCCCCGAACGCGGACCCGGTGCACAAGATCACCATCCTGTCCCGCGGACGGGCCCTCGGCTACACCATGGTGCTGCCGGACGAGGACAAGTACTCCACCACCCGCAACGAGATGCTCGACCAGCTGGCGTACATGCTGGGCGGCCGCGCGGCGGAGGAGCTGGTCTTCCACGACCCGACCACCGGCGCCTCGAACGACATCGAGAAGGCCACCGCCACGGCGCGGGCCATGGTCACCCAGTACGGCATGACCGAGCGCCTCGGTGCGATCAAGTTCGGCAGCGACAACTCCGAGCCGTTCCTGGGTCGCGAGATGGGCCACCAGCGCGACTACTCGGAAGAGGTCGCCGGGCTGGTGGACGAAGAGGTCAAGAAGCTCATCGAGAACGCGCACAACGAGGCCTGGGAGATCCTGGTCGAGAACCGCGACGTGCTCGACAACCTGGTCCTGGAGCTCCTTGAGAAGGAGACCCTCAACAAGGAGCAGATCGCCGAGGTCTTCGCCCCGATCGTCAAGCGCCCGGCCCGTCCGGCCTGGACCGGCTCCGCCCGCCGGACGCCGTCCACCCGCCCGCCGGTGCAGTCCCCGAAGGAGCTGGCGCTCACCAACGGCGCCGCCGCCGTCGAGGCCGCCCCGTCCGACGTGGTGAAGCTCCCGCCGCTGCAGGCCGACCCGCCCGCCGAGGGCTGATCGACAGCACCGGCACCCCGCGGAATGGATGCCGCGTCACCAGGGTTTGTACCCTGGAGGCGCGGCATCCGTGCTGTTCAGCCAAGTCAGTCCCACGAGACCAGTCCCATGAGAAGCGAGGCCCGCATGATCGACCCGGTGACGCTCGACGGTCCGCCCGCCGTCGGCACCTTCGACCAGAAGCGGGCCGAGAACGCCATCCGCGAGCTGCTGCTGGCCGTGGGCGAGGACCCGGACCGCGAGGGCCTGCTGGAGACCCCCGCCCGGGTGGCGCGGGCGTACAAGGAGATATTCGCGGGCCTCTGGCAGGAGCCCGAGGACGTCCTCACCACCACCTTCGACCTCGGCCACGACGAGATGGTGCTGGTCAAGGACATCGAGCTGACGTCCGTCTGCGAGCACCACCTGGTGCCGTTCCGGGGCGTCGCGCACGTCGGGTACATCCCGTCGACCAGCGGCAAGATCACCGGCCTGTCCAAGCTGGCCCGGCTGGTCGACGTCTACGCCCGCCGGCCGCAGGTGCAGGAGCGGCTCACCAGCCAGGTCGCCGACGCGCTGATGCGGATCCTGGAGCCGCGCGGTGCGATCGTCGTGGTCGAGTGCGAGCACATGTGCATGTCGATGCGCGGGATCCGCAAGCCCGGGGCCAAGACCATCACCTCCTGCGTGCGCGGCCAGCTGCGCGACCCGGCCACCCGGGCCGAGGCGATGAGCCTCATCATCGGGCGCTGACCGGGCCGCCACGGGTCAGATGGCCTCCTGCGCCTCCGCCGCCGCGTGCGGGGGTGCGGGGGTGCCCAGTGCGTCGCGGCGCGCGGGCATCCGCAGCCGCACCATCCGCCGCCAGCCGTAGAGCAGGTCGTACAGGTAGAGCGCGTGCACGCCCGCGGTGACGACGGCCAGCTGCCAGCGCGGCCACCGCAGGATCCGCGCCATCCTGGACGTCACCGCCAGTCCGACGTCCCGGTGGGTGCGGATCTCGCCGCGGGCGCTGGTCTCCAGGACGTGCCGGACGTACGGGCCGTGGCCCTCGGCGACCAGCCGGAGCAGCTCCTCGTGGCAGTAGGCGAGGTGGTTGTCCTCGTCGGCCGAGATCATCCGCATCGCCCGGCCGACGTCGGGGTTGTCCCCGTAGACCTTGACCAGTTGGCGCATCTGCTCGGCCGCGCGCTGCTCGGTGACCCGGCTGTGCGCCAGGTAGGTGATGATCTCGCGTTCGGTCAGCGGGACCTCGCCGGTGAGCCGCTCGTGGGCGAGGCCGACGCCCTGGCGCTCCAGCAGCATGCAGTAGTCGGCCTCGGCGGGGACGTCGATCCTCGGCAGGCCGCGCTTGTTCAGCAGCTGGGTGAAGATCCGGCCGTGCTTGCGCTCGTCGGCGCCGTGCCGGGCGATCTTCGGGGCGAGCACCGGGTCGAGGGTGAGCTCGGTGATCCGCTCGTTCTCCCAGCCGCCCTGGTCCTCGCCGCCGGCTGCGATGCTGCAGAACAGCTGATAGGCCTCGTCGTTCCGGTAGATCTCGTCGAAGAGTGATCGGGTGCTGAGCATGGGGCCTCCTGCCCGGATCCGGGACGGTGCCGGCCGTTGCGGCCGGGCGGTCCCGATGCGTTCCCCCGGCTCGCCGGCCGGTCCGCCCGACCGGCCGGTAATCACCCGGCTGACCCAGTGGACGTGACCCCCGGGGCGCGCCCCGGGCGGTCCGCGGGACGCCTCAGCCGAGGTGGTGGCCCATCCACTCCAGCGAGGCGGGCAGCTCGCGCACCCAGCTCTCGAAGTTGTGGCCGCCGTCGTCCAGGTAGAGCGACTCGACGGTGAACTGCGGATTGGCGGCCGAGACCTGCTGGGCGAGGTCGACGAACTGGACGGTCCGCGGGTAGTCGGCCTCCTTGCGGGTGGAGACCACCAGCATCGACAGGGCCGGGACGAGCAGGTTCTGCAGCCGCCAGGTGAGGTCGCTCTGGTCGGCCAGGGCCTTGTCGCCCCCGAACAGGCTGGCCCCGGTGAACTGGTCCTCGACCACCTTGAAGTCGCCGTGCAGGCCGCCGGCGACGCCGTAGACGTTCGGGAACCGCATCGCCAGCCGGAACGCGCAGCTGCCGCCGGTCGAGTAGCCGAAGGTCCCCCAGGCGGCGGGCGAGCGGCTGGTCCGGTACACGGAGCGCAGGGCCTCCGGGACGTCCTTGGTGAACCAGGTCTCGGCGGCCGGTCCGCCGGGGACGTCCACGCACTCGGTGTTCCGCGGCGCGGCGACGGTCGGACGGGCCAGCACCACGATGGTCGGCTGCATCCTCCCGGTGCGCTGGAGCTCCGCGGCGGTCTGGATGACCGGCAGGTCCTTCATCAGATTGAGCGTCGTGCCCGGGTAGCCGGCGATGGACAGCACCACCGGGAAGCGGACCAGGGCGAACTTCGGGTCGAAGTACTCCGGCGGCAGGTAGACGAACATCTGGTCGGACAGACCGGTCTCCTTGCCGGTGACCCGGACCGACTCGACCTTGCCGCTCTCCTCGGGCGGGCCCTTCGGCAGGTCGCCGACGGTCTCCATGCCGCCCTCCTCGGTCGGCTGGAGCAGTGCGTCCGAGGCCGGCACGCCCTTGTGGGCCTCGTTGCTGGTGAGGGTCAGCTTGGTGCCGCCGGAGCTGAGCAGGTCGTCCCATGTGGTGTAGAAACCGAAGGAGTTGTTGACGGCGAGCGCCAGCACGGCGAGCACCGAGACCTGAGTGACCGTCATCAGACCGACCCGTCCGAGCACCGGGAGCGGGCGCTGCCGCGCCAGCCGGGGCCAGATCCAGAGGGTCGTGACGAGCGCCGCCGAACCCAGGGCGAGGAGCGAGTTCATCAGGGCGTCGCTGGTCAGTTCCATGCCGTGGGCCTTCCGGTGGGACACTGTCGGTGCAGGCTTCATCGTCTGGCGGTGCGTCAGCCGGGGCCAGCGCGGCTAGGCTGTCCGGACGCCGGGAGGGCCCGGGGGACCGCCGGTCCGCGGCACGCAACCGGCGCCCTAGAATGCGGCGTCCACCGTACGTACCGCGTACGCGGGGCCCCGTCGCGCCACGCGGCGAGGAGCCCCGGCACCCACCCCTCGGCTCAATCGCAGTGCCCCCAGAGCGCCGGTCCGCCCTCCGTTTCCGGCTCCTTGGTGTGCGTACTGCCTGATGAAGGAAATGGCATGAAGGTCCATCACGGCTCCTCCCCGGGAGTGACCGGACACCGCTCCGCAGCCCCTACGCTGAACCTCCATGAGCGTTCCCGTGTCCGTTGAGCCGAGCCCCGAGCAGCCGCCCCGCCGTCGCGGCCTGCAGACGCTTCGTACCCAAGCGGCCGCCGTACCGAGGGCCTGGCTGCCCGGTGCGGTCGGCTACGCCTGTCTGCTGATCGGGCTGGTGGACATCGCCAGTGCGGTGTTCCCCAAGCTCCGCCACACCAAGGTGCACACCTTCGCCGGACAGCTGCCCGGCGGCACCACCACCCTCGCCGCCGCCGGCACCCTGATGGTCGGCCTGCTGCTGGTGCTGCTCGCGCACGCGCTGCGCCGGCGCAAGCGGCGGGCCTGGCGGGCCGTCTGCGTGCTGCTGCCGGTCGGCGCCGCGCTGCACCTGCTGCGCTGGCACCAGCTGGGCCCGGCGGTCATCTCGCTGGTGCTGTTCGTGGTCGTGCTGGTCCACCGGCGCGAGTTCTACGCCAAGGCCGACCCCCGCACCCGCTGGCGGGCGCTGGTCAACCTGGTCGTGATGGGCACCGTGAGCGTGCTGCTCGGCCTGCTGGTCGTCTCCACCCGGACCGGGTACGAGCTCGGCCACGCCGGTCTGTACGAGCGGCTGGAGCACGTCGTCTACGGGCTGTTCGGCTTCGAGGGACAGGTCCACTACACCTCGGACCGGGTCTCCGACCTGGTGGCCTACCTGCTCGGCGGGATGGGCCTGATCACCGCCTTCACCACCGCCTACCTGGCGCTGCGGCCGGAGAAGCCCAAGCCGGAGCTGACCGCCGAGGACGAGGAGAAGGTCCGCGGGCTGCTGGAGCGGCACGGCGAGCGGGACTCGCTCGGCTACTTCGCGCTGCGCCGCGACAAGAGCGTGCTGTTCTCGCCCAGCGGCAAGGCGGCGATCTCCTACCGGGTGGTCTCCGGGGTGATGCTGGCCTCCGGCGACCCGGTCGGCGACGTCGAGGCCTGGCCCGGCGCGATCAAGGTCTTCATGGCCGAGGCCCGCGAGCACGCCTGGGTGCCGGCCGTGATGGGCTGCAGCGAGGTCGGCGGCGAGGTCTGGACCCGCGAGGCGGGCCTGGACGCGCTGGAGCTGGGCGACGAGGCGATCGTCGACACCGCCACCTTCTCGCTGGCCGGGCGGGCCATGCGCAACGTCCGCCAGATGGTCAAGCGGATCGAGCGCAACGGCTACTCCTGCCAGGTCCGCCGAGTCTCCGACCTGACCGCCGAGGAGAAGTACCGGATCGCCGAGGCCGCGGCCCGCTGGCGCGGAACCGACACCGAGCGCGGCTTCTCGATGGCGCTCGGCCGGTTCGGCGACCCGGGCGACGACGCCTGCGTGGTCGTCACCGCCCACAAGGCCCCGGAGGAGGGCGAGACCGGCGACGACCTCAAGGCGGTGCTGCACTTCGTCCCCTGGGGGCCGGACGGCATCTCGCTGGAGCTGATGCGCCGCGACCGGGCCGCCGACCCGGGCCTGAACGAACTGCTGATCGTCGCGGCGCTGCAGGCGGTGCCCGCGATGGGCGTCCGCCGGGTGTCGCTGAACTTCGCGATGTTCCGCTCGGCGCTGGCCCGCGGTGAGCGGATCGGTGCCGGTCCGGTGCTGCGGGCCTGGCGCGGACTGCTGGTCTTCCTGTCGCGCTGGTTCCAGATCG from Kitasatospora sp. NBC_00458 includes:
- a CDS encoding ferritin-like domain-containing protein — translated: MLSTRSLFDEIYRNDEAYQLFCSIAAGGEDQGGWENERITELTLDPVLAPKIARHGADERKHGRIFTQLLNKRGLPRIDVPAEADYCMLLERQGVGLAHERLTGEVPLTEREIITYLAHSRVTEQRAAEQMRQLVKVYGDNPDVGRAMRMISADEDNHLAYCHEELLRLVAEGHGPYVRHVLETSARGEIRTHRDVGLAVTSRMARILRWPRWQLAVVTAGVHALYLYDLLYGWRRMVRLRMPARRDALGTPAPPHAAAEAQEAI
- a CDS encoding alpha/beta hydrolase, which encodes MELTSDALMNSLLALGSAALVTTLWIWPRLARQRPLPVLGRVGLMTVTQVSVLAVLALAVNNSFGFYTTWDDLLSSGGTKLTLTSNEAHKGVPASDALLQPTEEGGMETVGDLPKGPPEESGKVESVRVTGKETGLSDQMFVYLPPEYFDPKFALVRFPVVLSIAGYPGTTLNLMKDLPVIQTAAELQRTGRMQPTIVVLARPTVAAPRNTECVDVPGGPAAETWFTKDVPEALRSVYRTSRSPAAWGTFGYSTGGSCAFRLAMRFPNVYGVAGGLHGDFKVVEDQFTGASLFGGDKALADQSDLTWRLQNLLVPALSMLVVSTRKEADYPRTVQFVDLAQQVSAANPQFTVESLYLDDGGHNFESWVRELPASLEWMGHHLG
- a CDS encoding phosphatidylglycerol lysyltransferase domain-containing protein, translating into MSVPVSVEPSPEQPPRRRGLQTLRTQAAAVPRAWLPGAVGYACLLIGLVDIASAVFPKLRHTKVHTFAGQLPGGTTTLAAAGTLMVGLLLVLLAHALRRRKRRAWRAVCVLLPVGAALHLLRWHQLGPAVISLVLFVVVLVHRREFYAKADPRTRWRALVNLVVMGTVSVLLGLLVVSTRTGYELGHAGLYERLEHVVYGLFGFEGQVHYTSDRVSDLVAYLLGGMGLITAFTTAYLALRPEKPKPELTAEDEEKVRGLLERHGERDSLGYFALRRDKSVLFSPSGKAAISYRVVSGVMLASGDPVGDVEAWPGAIKVFMAEAREHAWVPAVMGCSEVGGEVWTREAGLDALELGDEAIVDTATFSLAGRAMRNVRQMVKRIERNGYSCQVRRVSDLTAEEKYRIAEAAARWRGTDTERGFSMALGRFGDPGDDACVVVTAHKAPEEGETGDDLKAVLHFVPWGPDGISLELMRRDRAADPGLNELLIVAALQAVPAMGVRRVSLNFAMFRSALARGERIGAGPVLRAWRGLLVFLSRWFQIESLYKFNAKFQPEWEPRFLVFPNTRDLPRIGFAAMQAEAFITLGMPRLGRRRQRQGLMPAEARPEVTEAA